A stretch of the Medicago truncatula cultivar Jemalong A17 chromosome 5, MtrunA17r5.0-ANR, whole genome shotgun sequence genome encodes the following:
- the LOC11408048 gene encoding cytochrome P450 90B1, whose translation MSDSDITFYFLSSILSLLIFIFFLIKTKQAKPNLNLPPGRMGWPFIGETIGYLKPYSATTIGKFMEQHIARYGKIYKSNLFGGPTIVSADAGLNRFILQNEGKLFECSYPSSIGGILGKWSMLVLVGDMHRDMRNISLNFLCHARLRTHLLKEVEKHTRLVLSSWKEKTTFAAQDEAKKFTFNLMAEHIMSLQPGKIETENLKKEYVTFMKGVVSAPLNFPGTAYWRALKSRCTILKFIEGKMEERMKRMQEGNENSEENDLLNWVLKHSNLSTEQILDLILSLLFAGHETSSVSIALAIYFLPGCPQAILQLREEHKEIARAKKQAGETELTWEDYKKMEFTHCVVNETLRLGNVVRFLHRKALKDVRYKGYDIPCGWKVLPVIAAVHLDPLLFDQPHHFNPWRWQNNDGASGNSNIFLPFGGGPRLCAGSELAKLEMAVFIHHLILNYNWELTDNNDQAFAYPFVDFPKGLQIRVQAHSLI comes from the exons ATGTCTGACTCAGATAtaactttctattttctttcttcaattctttctcttctcatcttcattttctttctcatcaaaacaaaacaagccAAACCCAACCTTAATCTTCCACCAGGAAGAATGGGTTGGCCTTTCATTGGAGAAACTATTGGTTACTTGAAGCCTTATTCTGCTACAACTATAGGAAAATTTATGGAACAACACATAGCAag GTATGGTAAAATTTACAAATCAAACTTGTTTGGTGGACCAACAATAGTTTCAGCAGATGCAGGATTGAATAGGTTCATATTACAAAATGAAGGGAAATTATTTGAGTGCAGTTATCCTAGTAGCATTGGTGGAATACTTGGGAAATGGTCTATGTTGGTTTTGGTTGGTGACATGCATAGAGACATGCGTAATATATCACTCAATTTTTTGTGTCATGCTAGGCTTAGAACACATCTATTGAAAGAGGTTGAGAAACATACCCGTCTTGTTTTAAGTTCTTGGAAGGAAAAAACCACATTTGCAGCTCAAGATGAAGCTAAAAAg TTCACATTTAATTTGATGGCAGAACACATTATGAGTCTTCAACCTGGGAAAATAGAGACAGAGAACTTAAAGAAAGAGTATGTTACTTTTATGAAAGGTGTTGTATCAGCACCATTGAATTTTCCTGGAACTGCATACTGGAGAGCATTAAAG TCTAGATGCACAATACTGAAGTTCATAGAGGGAAAAATGGAAGAAAGGATGAAAAGAATGCAAGAGGGAAATGAAAATTCGGAGGAAAATGATCTTTTGAACTGGGTTTTAAAACattcaaatctttcaacagagcAAATTCTTGACTTGATTCTCAGCTTGCTCTTTGCTGGTCATGAAACTTCATCTGTTTCCATAGCTCTTGCTATTTACTTTCTTCCTGGTTGTCCTCAAGCTATACTACAATTAAGG gaagaacacaaagaaatcGCCAGAGCAAAAAAACAAGCAGGGGAAACAGAACTGACTTGGGAAGACtacaaaaaaatggaatttactCACTGT GTTGTGAACGAGACACTTAGGTTGGGTAATGTTGTGAGGTTCCTTCATAGGAAGGCTCTTAAAGATGTTCGGTACAAAG GTTATGATATTCCATGTGGGTGGAAAGTCCTTCCGGTCATTGCAGCCGTGCATTTGGATCCTTTACTTTTTGACCAACCTCACCACTTTAATCCATGGAGATGGCAG AACAATGATGGTGCATCTGGCAATAGTAATATTTTCTTACCGTTTGGAGGAGGACCAAGATTATGCGCAGGATCAGAATTAGCAAAGCTTGAAATGGCTGTTTTCATTCACCATCTCATTCTCAACTACAATTGGGAATTGACTGATAATAACGATCAAGCTTTTGCAtatccttttgttgattttcctAAAGGCCTACAAATTAGAGTCCAAGCTCACTCTCTAATATGA
- the LOC11410067 gene encoding ATP-dependent DNA helicase DDM1 has protein sequence MDPKNNVKNDDPPAESPTSVLEEEEVEVKSEEEVIADDGSSLVPKTMAEEEEKLLKVRVKEEEEKIEVAPNLNDSQFNKLDELLTQTKLYSEFLLEKMDDITMAAGEQEKPDEEESKPVAKKKGRGSKRKAASQCNTGKAKKAVEAMITRSKENVKTEDVDLTEEERTEKEQRELMPLLTGGKLKSYQLKGVKWLISLWQNGLNGILADQMGLGKTIQTIGFLSHLKSKGLDGPYMIIAPLSTLSNWMNEINRFTPTLPAVIYHGNKHQRDEIRRKHMPRTVGPKFPLVITSYEIAMNDAKKCLRSYSWKYLAVDEGHRLKNANCKLVRMLKYISVENKLLLTGTPLQNNLAELWSLLHFILPDIFSSLEEFESWFNLSGKCTTGATMEELEEKRRTQVVAKLHSILRPFLLRRMKSDVELMLPRKKEIIIYANMTEHQKNLQDHLINETLGKYLDKKRSIGRAPTSLNNLVIQLRKVCNHPDLLESVFDGSYFYPPVNEIIEKCGKFQLLDRLLERLFARNHKVLIFSQWTKVLDIMDYYFSEKGFEVCRIDGSVKLDDRKRQIQDFNDTTSNCRIFLLSTRAGGLGINLTAADTCILYDSDWNPQMDLQAMDRCHRIGQTKPVHVYRLATAQSVEGRMLKRAFSKLKLEHVVIEKGQFHQERTKPSIMDEMEEEDVLALLRDEETAEDKMIQKDISDEDLEKLLDRSDLVINSSTDDKAAVSTFSLKGPGWEVVMPTAAGGMLSTLNS, from the exons ATGGATCCCAAGAACAATGTGAAGAACGACGATCCTCCAGCGGAATCACCAACGTCAGTTCTTGAAGAAGAG GAAGTGGAGGTGAAATCGGAGGAAGAGGTGATTGCGGATGATGGGTCATCGCTTGTACCGAAAACAATGGCGGAGGAAGAAGAGAAGTTGCTGAAAGTTCGTGTaaaggaagaagaggaaaagattGAAGTTGCGCCGAATCTGAATGATTCACAGTTTAATAAGTTGGATGAGCTTTTGACACAGACTAAACTCTACTCAGAGTTTCTTTTGGAGAAAATGGATGATATTACAATG GCTGCGGGTGAACAAGAGAAACCGGATGAAGAAGAGAGTAAACCAGTTGCTAAAAAGAAGGGCCGTGGATCAAAAAGAAAGGCAGCTTCACAATGCAACACT GGAAAAGCCAAAAAGGCAGTTGAAGCCATGATTACAAGATCTAAAGAAAATGTGAAGACTGAAGATGTGGATTTGACTGAGGAAGAAAGAACTGAGAAAGAGCAGAGGGAGCTGATGCCTTTACTAACTGGTGGAAAATTGAAATCTTATCAACTGAAGGGTGTTAAGTGGCTGATTTCCTTGTGGCAAAATGGATTGAATGGGATTCTTGCTGATCAAATGGGTCTTGGGAAGACAATCCAAACAATTGGGTTTCTTTCTCATCTAAAATCGAAAGGATTGGATGGGCCATATATGATAATTGCTCCTCTATCAACCCTCTCCAATTGGATGAATGAGATTAATAG GTTTACACCAACGCTCCCTGCTGTTATCTACCATGGTAACAAACATCAGAGAGATGAAATCAGAAGGAAACATATGCCCAGAACAGTTGGTCCAAAATTCCCTCTAGTAATAACTTCTTATGAGATTGCTATGAATGATGCTAAGAAGTGTTTAAGGTCATACAGTTGGAAGTATCTTGCTGTTGATGAG GGACACAGGCTGAAAAACGCAAACTGCAAATTAGTGAGGATGTTGAAATACATCAGTGTTGAAAATAAGCTTCTTTTGACTGGTACACCACTCCAGAATAACTTGGCTGAGCTATGGTCACTGCTGCACTTCATCTTACCTGATATATTCTCATCTCTTGAAGAATTTGAGTCATG GTTTAACCTGTCAGGAAAGTGCACTACTGGAGCAACAATGGAAGAGTtggaagagaaaagaagaacccaa GTTGTGGCCAAGCTTCATTCAATTCTTAGGCCATTTCTGTTGCGTAGGATGAAATCTGATGTTGAGCTAATGTTGCCACGGAAAAAAGAGATCATTATTTATGCCAACATGACTGAGCATCAGAAGAACTTGCAggatcatttaattaatgagacATTGGGGAAATATTTGGATAAGAAACGATCAAttg GACGTGCTCCAACGAGTCTTAATAATTTGGTAATTCAGCTTAGGAAAGTCTGTAACCATCCTGATCTCTTGGAATCAGTCTTTGATGGTTCAT ATTTTTATCCTCCTGTGAATGAGATAATTGAAAAATGTGGAAAATTTCAATTGCTCGACCGATTGCTGGAGCGGCTATTTGCACGGAATCACAAG GTTCTGATCTTCAGTCAGTGGACCAAAGTGCTAGATATAATGGATTATTACTTTAGTGAAAAGGGTTTCGAAGTTTGCAGGATTGATGGTTCGGTGAAGCTGGATGATAGGAAACGGCAG ATCCAGGACTTCAATGATACAACCAGCAACTGCAGAATCTTTCTTCTTTCCACCAGGGCTGGTGGGTTGGGAATAAACCTCACTGCAGCCGACACTTGTATTCTTTATGACAGTGACTGG AATCCTCAAATGGATTTACAGGCCATGGATAGATGTCACAGAATCGGTCAAACAAAGCCTGTTCATGTTTACAGGCTCGCTACTGCACAATCAGTAGAG GGTCGGATGTTGAAAAGAGCTTTCAGCAAGTTGAAGCTTGAGCATGTGGTGATAGAGAAAGGACAGTTTCATCAGGAGCGCACAAAGCCTTCCATTATGGATGAAATGGAG GAAGAGGATGTTTTGGCATTGCTTCGAGATGAAGAAACCGCTGAGGACAAAATGATACAGAAAGATATTAGTGATGAAGACCTGGAGAAGCTCTTGGATCGCAGCGATCTTGTTATCAATAGCTCAACTGATGATAAAGCTGCAGTTAGTACCTTTTCTCTTAAAGGGCCTGGATGGGAGGTGGTGATGCCAACTGCGGCAGGGGGCATGCTTTCCACTCTTAACAGCTAA